DNA from Microbacterium foliorum:
TCTCGCCCGAGGTCTTCAACCTCACGGAACCCGACTACGTGCTCGACCTGTCCGACGCCATGACCACGCTCTGGGATGCGACACCCGAGCGCCCGGTGATCCTGAACCTGCCCGCGACCGTCGAAGTCGCGACGCCGAACGTGTACGCGGACCAGATCGAGTACATACACCGCAACCTCGCCAGGAGAGAAGGGGTGATCCTCTCCGTCCACCCTCACAACGACCGCGGCACCGGGGTGGCCTGTGCCGAGCTCGCGGTGCTCGCGGGGGCGGAGCGTGTGGAAGGATGCGTCTTCGGCAACGGCGAGCGCACCGGCAACGTCGACCTCGCGACCCTCGCTCTCAATCTTCACGCGCAGGGAGTGGATCCGATGATCGACTTCTCGGACATCGACGAGATCCGACGCACCGTCGAGCACTGCAACGGCATCGAGGTGCATCCACGGCATCCCTACGTCGGCGACCTCGTGCACACCGCGTTCAGCGGCACCCATCAGGATGCGATCCGGAAGGGACTCGCCGAGCGTCGCTCCCGCGCCGGTGCCTCAGGCGCGGATGCTCGCGAACAGCGGTGGCTCGTCCCCTACCTGCCGATCGACCCCGCCGACCTCGGTCGCAGCTACGACGCTGTCATCCGGGTCAACTCGCAATCGGGGAAGGGCGGTATCGCCTATCTGCTCGAGAAGGAGTTCGGGATCGAGCTGCCACGGCGACTCCAGATCGAGTTCGCGAAGACGGTTCAGGCGCATGCCGACAGTGTCGGCGATGAGCTGACGGCGACGGACCTGTGGGCCCTGTTCGCGCACACCTACCTGTCTGCACCTGCGAGCGATGTGCCGACGCTGACGAACTATCGGCTGGATGGCTCCCCGGTGCACGTCACTCTGCGGTCGGACTCGGCAGAGCGCACCCATCGAGGGGTCGGCGCCGGGCCCGTCGAGAGCCTCGTGTCCGCTCTCGTCGACTCAGGCATCACCCTCGAGGTCCTCTCGCTTCATCAGACGAGCCTCGGAGCGGGAAGCACGGCGGATGCTCTCACGCTGCTCGAGTATCACGATGCCCACGGCACCCGCTGGACCGCAGGGCGGGCTGCGTCGGTTCTGGACGCGAACGTCGACGCGGTGATGAGAGCCGCATCCCTGAGCGGACGCGCGAGCAGTGAGCGAGAAGGGTGCCCTCGACTGGATTCGAACCAGCGACCTGCCCTTTAGGAGAGGGCTGCTCTATCCTGCTGAGCTACGGGGGCGAGGATTCCATTCTAGAGGAACCCCCGCCCGCGCTCAGGCGGCCAGAGCCAGATACGGCTCCCATCGGGGGTCGCCTCGCTCGGTGCCGCGGACGGTCCAGGCGGAGCCGTGGGGAGGCCGGGGAGCGAAGCGCAGCTCCCACCGCATCTCCTGCGGGGTGCGGTCGCTCTTGATGTTGTTGCATCGGAGACAGCAGGCGACGAGGTTCTCCCAGGAGTCGGCGCCCCCACGGGACCGGGGCATCACGTGATCGATCGTCGACGCCGCTTTGCCGCAGTAGCCGCAGCGGTGGTTGTCCCGACGGAGCACACCGCGGCGGGTGACGGGCACGCGCCTGCTGGACGGGATGCGCACGTACCGGGAGAGGATGATGACCGCCGGACGATCGTAGACGCCGTGGCTGCCCCAGACCGGGTCGCCCTCCACGCGTTCGATCACGGTGGCCTTGTCGTTCATGACCAGGACCAGGGCTCTCTTGAACGACACGATCGCGAGCGGTTCGTATCCTGCGTTCAGTACCAGTGTGCGCATCGTCATCCTCTCGATCCGCCGGGACGGCTTCCCGGCACTCTCGACTCACACGAAGCCGCGCAGGGCGGAAGCGTTCGCAGGGATGAGAAAAGGCGCTGTCTACAGACAGCGCCTTTCGCACACAGTAAGACCGTGACGTCCCTGCGGACGATGCAGGAGGACGTGACGACCGAGGGCATCCATGGTTCGGATGCTCGGTATTCGCTCCATCTGCCTCTCCCGCCTATGCGACAACGGGTTCAGGCTAACCCATCCCGCGGACACCGGGGTCGAACCCGGGGTGAACGCTCAGAGGCGTGTCCGTGACGACGCGCGGAAGGGCGAGACGACCGGGGTCAGCCGGCGTTCGCGCCGAGCCAGGCGATGGGCTCCATGAGACCGCCGTTGACCCACACCTCGAAGTGCAGGTGGTTCGCGGTGGATCGCCCGGTGCTTCCGACGAATCCGATCAGCTGCCCGGCGACGACGGTCTCGCCGGCCTGCACCTGGCGCGAGCCGTAGGTCATGTGCCCGTAGGTGGTCTGCACGCGCTGGCCGCCCACGACGCTGTCGAGCATGACGGCCACACCGTAGCCGCCGATGCTCTCGGCCGAGGCACGCACGACTCCGGCGGCGGCCGCATAGATCGGGGTGCCCGCAGGAGCCAGCATGTCCGCGCCCTGGTGGGCGCCGCCGACGGTGCGGCTCACGTTGTAGGACCCCTGCGGAAGCGGGTAGCGCACCTCGCCGGAGCCGGGTGACACGAGGGAGTAGTTCCCGATGTCGTAGTTTCCGGAGCCCGACGTCGACGCGGTCGAGGCGGCGGCTGCGGCCCGTGCGGCTGCGGCCTCCTCCGCCTTCTTCTTCTCGATCTCGTCAGGGGTGGTTGCCGTGAAGGTTCCCCGTCCGAGCGACGACGCGGTGGCATCCGAGGCGACGACCAGGGACTGCGCATCGACCGCGGCCATCTGCTGGACCGTCGCCGAGGCATCGATCGGCTTGGAGGCGGCGTACGCGGGGAGCGCCACGGCGGCGACGAGAGCACCCACTGCCCCGAAGATCGCGATCGACCGCAGGGGCTTCACGACCTTGCGTGCGTCCACCCGACCGCCGGTGCGGCGGGCGACTGCTCGATCTTCGGTTGTCTTCGCGGGCGATTCGATGTCTGTGGCCAAAACTAAATCCTCCTGCGCCTGCACGCCCATGGGCGCTGGCTCGTCGGCACTCTGCTCTCGTGGCACGAACGTATCTCGGGTACTTTGTGCGGTCTGACCGAGAGGTCGACGAGCCTGGAAGGCGGATCCTCTCGGGTGTCGTCAGCGGGCTTCTTCGACGACTCGTCCGAGGTTACCGGAAGATAACGATCCTGTCACCCCGTGAAGCTGGCAATCACCGGGGCGGCGGAATGCTGCGGATCCGACACCGGAAGGACAGGGATCAGAGCGGCTCGCCGACGAGGAAGATGTGCGAGGCGAGCTCGACGGGGAGCTCGAGGCCGTCGTCCTTGCCCTCCATCTGGATGAGCACGTAGCCCTCGTTGAAGCGATAGTCGCCCTTGGCGCCGGGCATGACACCCGCGTCGCGGAGCTGCTCGAGCAGTTCGGGGTCGACCTGTGCAGGCTCGGCGAGACGTCGCACGGTGCCCTCGATCGGCGCGCCTGCGGCGTTCAGCTTCTGCACGAGTCCGATGACGCCCTCGTCGAATGTGCGGGCGGGGGTGTCGCCCAGCTGGTCGAGACCGGGGATCGGGTTGCCGTACGGCGATTCGGTGGGGTGCCCGAGAAGCTCGACGAGCCGGCGCTCGACCTGTTCGCTCATGACGTGCTCCCAGCGGCAGGCCTCTTCGTGCACGTAGGCCCAGTCGAGCCCGATGACATCGGAAAGCAGCCGCTCGGCCAGCCGGTGCTTGCGCATGACGTCGACCGCCTTGCGGCGTCCGGCGTCGGTGAGCTCGAGCCTGCGATCCTCCGAGACCACGACGAGCCCGTCGCGCTCCATGCGTCCCACCGTCTGCGAGACGGTCGGCCCCGAGTGCCCGAGCCGCTCGGAGATGCGTGCGCGCAGCGGCACGATGTTCTCCTCCTCGAGTTCGAGGATGGTGCGGAGGTACATCTCCGTGGTGTCGATCAAGTCCGTCATGTGGCCCTCCGGGTCTTCTTAGGCAAGCCTACATTCCCGGGGGGACATCGGGGCGTCACGCGGCGAGGCGGTGCCGCGTGCACACCCTAGAATCGACGCATGGCGATCGAGATTCCCCGAGACCTCCTGCCCGCTGACGGCCGCTTCGGATGCGGCCCCTCGAAGGTGCGCACCGAGCAGCTCGAGGCGCTGCTCGCCGCGGGGCCGACGCTGCTCGGCACCTCGCACCGCCAGGCGCCCGTGAAGAATCTCGTCGGCAGCGTCCGCGAGCACCTCGCCGCGCTCTTCGCTCTTCCCGACGGCTACGAGATCATCGTCGGAAACGGCGGATCGACGGCGTTCTGGGACGCCGCGGCCTTCGGCCTGATCGAGCACCGCAGCCAGAACCTGGTGTTCGGCGAGTTCGGCGGAAAGTTCGCGGCGGCCGCCGCCGCACCGTGGCTCGCGGCTCCTGACGTGCGCAAGGCCGAGCCGGGCTCGCGCACGGCCGCAGAGATCGTCGACGGCGTCGACGTCTACGCGTGGCCGCACAACGAGACCTCGACCGGCGTCGCGGCCCCGATCGACCGCGTCGTCGCCGACGGAGCGCTGACGGTCATCGACGCGACCAGCGCCGCCGGGGGCATCGACTTCGACCTCACGCAGGCGGATGTCTACTACTTCGCCCCGCAGAAGAACCTGGGTTCCGACGGCGGACTGTGGTTCGCCGCGGTCTCGCCCGCAGCGATCGAGCGCATCGAGCGCATCGCCGCCTCGGATCGCTACATCCCCGAGTTCCTCAGCCTGAAGAACGCGCTCGACAACTCCCGCCTCAACCAGACGCTGAACACGCCCGCTCTGACGACCCTGCACCTGCTCGACAGCCAGCTGAGCTGGATCCTGTCGAACGGCGGACTCGCCTGGGCCGGCGCCCGCACGGCCGAGTCCTCCGGCATCCTCTACGACTGGGCCGCATCGTCCGCGGTCGCGACGCCGTTCGTGGCGGAGGCCGCGCACCGCTCTCCCGTCGTCGTGACGATCGACTTCGACGACAGCGTCGACGCCGCCGCCGTCGCCAAGACGCTGCGCGCCAACGGGATCGTCGACACCGAGCCCTACCGCAAGCTCGGCCGCAACCAGCTGCGGGTCGCCACCTTCGTCTCGATCGAGCCCGAGGATGTCCGTCAGCTCACCCGCTCGCTCGACCACGTCCTCGCGCAGCAGGATGCCTGACCCCAGGGCGAGTCTGACGCCGGGGAGATGAGCCTGACTCCGGCACATGAGAAAGGGCCGCGTTCGCACGCGGCCCTTTCTCATTCCCTGAGGTCACTCCTCGTCGTCTGAGGCGCCCTCGTCGGACTCGAGATCATCGGTGTCGAGATCATCATCTTCGGACTCGTCATCGTCGGACTCGTCGTCGGAGTCGTCGGATTCGTCGTCTGCGGCGGAGTCGTCGAGTTCGTCGATGTCGACCCCGTCGAGATCACCCGCATGCAGCTCGCGCGGCACCGCCGCGAGATCGTCCTCGTCGAGGTCGTCGTCGTCGTCCTCGTCATCCTCGTCGTCATCGTCGTCGAGCTCGTCGTCTTCGAGCTCGTCGTCTTCGAGTTCGTCATCGTCGTCGAGTTCGTCGTCGGAGGCGTCGTCGTCGGCGGAGGCGGAGGCATCGCCCTCCTCGGCCGCGGCCGCCTGCGCCGCGAGCTCGACCTGATGCGCACGGTAGTCGGCGAGACGCTCGGCCCACGGCACCCACTCGGGAGCGAGCAGCGCGCCGTCGCCCGGCAGCAGCTCGAGCTCGAGCACCGTCGGCTCGGCATCCTCCACCCGGGCCACCGTGACAGTCCAGTACCAGCCCGGGTAGCCGGGCAGTCGGTTCTCGAAGCGCAGCGACACCGAGCCATCGTCTTCGGCCCGATAGTCAGCGGCCGGACCCACGGTCGACGCAGGGGTGATCTCGTGCAAGGCGGACAGGGCGAGATCGTGGGCGCCGAGAAGACGCCGGTCGGGCTCAGGCTTCGAGGTCATCGGCTACCTTGCGCAGGACGGCCGCGATCTTGCGGCCGTGGGTGGACGAGGGGTAACGGCCGCGACGCAGGTCGCCGCCCATCCCGTCGAGGAGCTTCACGAGATCCTCGACGATGATCGCCATGTCGTCGGCCGGCTTGCGCTTGGCCTTGGCGAGGCTCGGGGGCGCTTCCAGCACCCGCACGGACAGCGCCTGCAGTCCGCGCTTGCCGTCGGCGACGCCGAACTCGACACGCGTCCCCGCCTTGACCGCGGCACCGGCCGGCATGGCCGAGGCGTGCAGGAAGACGTCCTGGCCGTCATCGGCGGCGATGAAGCCGAAACCCTTGTCTTCGTCGTAGAACCTGACCTTGCCGGTGGGCATGGGAGAAACCTCGCTGAGTCGGTGTGGAGCTGGGATCGGACGCACGGATGCGACCACCACCAGCCTACCGGTCGTCCGGCACGGAATCCGTAGGTCACGGCGCGGAACCGCGCGGTCGCACAGCGACTAGGCTCAGAGGGATGAGCACCCAGAGTCCCGACCCCGAGCCTCCCGTTCGCACCGTGGATCGCATTCTCGCGTTCACGGCGCTCGGACTCGCGGCGGCCTCGATCATCTGCTTCTTCGCGATCATCATCGGCACCGCCGTCGGGATGCAGCAGCAGGACTTCGGCGCGGGGGCCTGGCCGTTCGTGGCCGCGATCCCCTACTGGGGCCTTCCCGCGGCCTTCCTGATGATCATCGCGCTGCTCATCATGAGCTTCGTCCGCAAGGGCCGCGCGACGTCGCGGCGCTGAGGACTCCGGCATGAGCACGCACGCACGCCCGCTGGCCGAATGGCTGTCCGCGGCGAGCGATGCGGAGCTCGCCACCCTCTTCTCCGCGCGACGCGTGCGGCCCGATGCCGGATGGCACGACTACTTCGACGCCGCAGAGGCCCTCCTCGACACGGCCTCCGTGAACCGCATCCTTCCGGCGCTGACGCACGCGGAAGCCACGGCTCTGCTCACGGCAGCGACATCCGACGACACGCGAGTGAGCGGGCCGTCGGCCGACACGCTGCGCGCGCTGGCGCTGCTCCGGCAGGACGGTTCGCCCTTCCCTCCGGTCGCGGCGGCCGTGGCCGAGCGTGCTGTACCGGAGGCCGTCGACGCGGTCGAGCCCCGAGCCGCCGACGAGGCCGCCACCGCCCATGCCGCCGAGCGCGCGTTCACGACGGTGTCGGCGCTCGCCGACATCCTGCTGCTGGCTCGTGACAGGCCGTTCGCTCTGCTCGCCGGGGGCAACATCAGCGCCGGCGAGAAGCGGATGCTGGCTGAGGCGGGCATGGCGCCCGAGTCGATGGACGCCCTCATCGCGATCGTGACCGATGCATCGCTCGTCGTCCAGGTCGACCGACAGCTGCGGACCACGGCAGACGCCGAGACATGGCTGCGCTCCTCGGTCGGCGAACGCTGGAGCACCCTCGTGGGCGGATTCCGCGACTCGCTGCCTCGCGGCGTGCGCACCGAACACGGAGGCTGGTCGCCCGCAGCCTCGTGGCCGCTGGCGCACCCCTGGGACCCTGCCTGGTCGGAACGCAGCAGCGCGCTCCTCGAACGCGCCCGCCTCCTCGGTCTGCTCACCGACGACGGCAGCGAGACCGCCTGGGCCGCGACGCTGCGGAACGGGGGCGATGTCGACGCCGGCCCGCTCACCGCGTTGCTGCCCGCCGAGGTCGACCGCATCTTCCTCCAGAACGATCTGAGCGCCATCTCCCCCGGCCCGCTCGCGCCCGCGCTGGACGTGCGGCTGCGCACCGTGGCCACGAGGGAGTCGGCGGCCCAGGCCTCGACGTACCGGTTCACCCCGGAGTCGATCGCCCACGCTCTCGTGCTCGGTGAGACGGAGCAGTCGATCCTCGAGTTCCTCGAGTCGCTCTCGCTCACAGGGATCCCGCAGCCGCTCCGCTACCTCGTGACCCAGACGGCGCAGAGACACGGCCTGGTGCGGGTATCGCTCGATCCCGACACCGGGAGGACGCGCATCGACAGCAGCGATCCGCACCTGATCGAGGCCATGTCGGTCGACCAGGGTCTCCGGGCACTCGCACTGACGCGCGAGGACGCATCGCTCGTCACCCGGGTCGGGCGCGACACCGTCTACTGGGCGCTGACCGATGCCCGCTACCCCGCGACCCTCGTCGATGAGGAGGGCACGGCGATCATGGGCGAGCGCCACCCGGCGCCGTCGACGCCGGTCCCGACGGCGGCCGACTACGGGCCGCTCCTTCAGGCCCTCCGGTCGCACGAGGGGGCCGATGCCGATGCGGCCTGGCTCGACCGCGAACTCGATGCGGCGGTGCGCGCACGCGCGGTGCTGCGGGTGAGCGTCGGCATGCCGGACGGCTCGACGCGGGATCTCGTGCTCGAGGCGACGGGACTGGGCGGTGGCCGGCTGCGCGGGAGGGATCGTGCAGCGGACGTCGAGCGCACCCTTCCGGTCTCCAGCATCCGCGCCGCCACCATCATCGAGCAGTAAACTGGACAGCTATGTCTGATGGCCCCCTGATCGTCCAGAGCGATCGCACCGTGCTGCTCGAAGTCGCCCACTCGGATGCCGAGAGCGCTCGTCATGAGCTGGCGATCTTCGCCGAGCTCGAGCGCGCCCCCGAGCACATCCACACGTACCGGATCACCCGCCTCGGACTCTGGAACGCGCGTGCCGCCGGCCACACCGCAGAAGACATGCTCGCGACTCTCGACCGCTGGTCGCGGTTCCCGGTGCCGCCGTCCGTGGCCGTCGACCTGCGAGAGACCGTGGGCCGGTACGGCCGACTCGTCATCGAGCGCGACGACGAGGGCGTGCTCATCCTGCGCTCCTCCGACCCCGCGGTGCTCGCCCAGGTCGCGAACAACAAGCGCATCCAGCCGCTGCTGATCGGGCACCCCGCTCCCGACACCTTCGTGGTCGACGCGTGGGCACGCGGCCAGATCAAGCAGGAGCTGCTCAAGATCGGCTGGCCCGCCGAGGACCTCGCCGGATACACCCCCGGAACCCCGCATGAGATCGAGCTCGCAGAAGACGGCTGGGCGATCCGTCCGTACCAGCAGGATGCGGTCGACGCGTTCTCGAAGGACGGCTCCGGCGTCGTGGTGCTGCCCTGCGGCGCGGGGAAGACGATCGTCGGCGCGGGGGCGATGGCCGCCACGAAGACGACCACTCTCATCCTCGTCACCAACACGGTCTCGGCGCGCCAGTGGCGCGACGAGCTGCTCAAGCGCACCAGCCTCACGCCCGAGGAGATCGGCGAGTACTCCGGCCAGGCCAAGGAGGTCAAGCCGGTGACGATCGCCACCTACCAGATCCTCACGGCGAAGAGGAAGGGCGAGTACGCGCATCTCGCGCTTCTGGACGCACTGGACTGGGGACTCATCGTGTACGACGAGGTGCACCTGCTCCCCGCACCGGTGTTCAAGCTGACCGCCGATCTTCAGGCGCGTCGACGCATCGGCCTGACCGCCACGCTCGTGCGCGAGGACGGCAGAGAGGGCGACGTCTTCAGCCTGATCGGGCCCAAGCGCTTCGACGCTCCGTGGAAGCAGATCGAGGCGCAGGGGTTCATCTCGCCGGCCGCCTGCTACGAGGTGCGCGTAGATCTGCCCCCGGACGACCGGCTCGAGTACGCGGCGGCGACCGACGACGAGCGCTACCGACTCGCCGCCTCGGCGCCGGCGAAGATCGATGCCGTGCGCGAGCTCATCGCGAAGCACGACGGGGAGCGGATCCTGGTGATCGGCCAGTATCTGGACCAGCTCGACTCCCTTTCCCAGGCGCTGGACGCCCCGCAGATCACCGGAGCCACCCCCGTCGACGAGCGCGAGGAGCTCTACCGCGCCTTCCGCGAGGGCGAGATCTCGCTGCTGGTCGTGTCGAAGGTCGCGAACTTCTCGATCGATCTGCCCGAGGCATCCGTCGCCATCCAGGTGTCGGGGTCCTTCGGGTCCCGGCAGGAGGAGGCGCAGCGACTCGGCCGCCTGCTG
Protein-coding regions in this window:
- the serC gene encoding phosphoserine transaminase, with translation MAIEIPRDLLPADGRFGCGPSKVRTEQLEALLAAGPTLLGTSHRQAPVKNLVGSVREHLAALFALPDGYEIIVGNGGSTAFWDAAAFGLIEHRSQNLVFGEFGGKFAAAAAAPWLAAPDVRKAEPGSRTAAEIVDGVDVYAWPHNETSTGVAAPIDRVVADGALTVIDATSAAGGIDFDLTQADVYYFAPQKNLGSDGGLWFAAVSPAAIERIERIAASDRYIPEFLSLKNALDNSRLNQTLNTPALTTLHLLDSQLSWILSNGGLAWAGARTAESSGILYDWAASSAVATPFVAEAAHRSPVVVTIDFDDSVDAAAVAKTLRANGIVDTEPYRKLGRNQLRVATFVSIEPEDVRQLTRSLDHVLAQQDA
- a CDS encoding M23 family metallopeptidase, coding for MGVQAQEDLVLATDIESPAKTTEDRAVARRTGGRVDARKVVKPLRSIAIFGAVGALVAAVALPAYAASKPIDASATVQQMAAVDAQSLVVASDATASSLGRGTFTATTPDEIEKKKAEEAAAARAAAAASTASTSGSGNYDIGNYSLVSPGSGEVRYPLPQGSYNVSRTVGGAHQGADMLAPAGTPIYAAAAGVVRASAESIGGYGVAVMLDSVVGGQRVQTTYGHMTYGSRQVQAGETVVAGQLIGFVGSTGRSTANHLHFEVWVNGGLMEPIAWLGANAG
- a CDS encoding DUF3027 domain-containing protein; amino-acid sequence: MTSKPEPDRRLLGAHDLALSALHEITPASTVGPAADYRAEDDGSVSLRFENRLPGYPGWYWTVTVARVEDAEPTVLELELLPGDGALLAPEWVPWAERLADYRAHQVELAAQAAAAEEGDASASADDDASDDELDDDDELEDDELEDDELDDDDDEDDEDDDDDLDEDDLAAVPRELHAGDLDGVDIDELDDSAADDESDDSDDESDDDESEDDDLDTDDLESDEGASDDEE
- a CDS encoding DNA repair helicase XPB, with translation MSDGPLIVQSDRTVLLEVAHSDAESARHELAIFAELERAPEHIHTYRITRLGLWNARAAGHTAEDMLATLDRWSRFPVPPSVAVDLRETVGRYGRLVIERDDEGVLILRSSDPAVLAQVANNKRIQPLLIGHPAPDTFVVDAWARGQIKQELLKIGWPAEDLAGYTPGTPHEIELAEDGWAIRPYQQDAVDAFSKDGSGVVVLPCGAGKTIVGAGAMAATKTTTLILVTNTVSARQWRDELLKRTSLTPEEIGEYSGQAKEVKPVTIATYQILTAKRKGEYAHLALLDALDWGLIVYDEVHLLPAPVFKLTADLQARRRIGLTATLVREDGREGDVFSLIGPKRFDAPWKQIEAQGFISPAACYEVRVDLPPDDRLEYAAATDDERYRLAASAPAKIDAVRELIAKHDGERILVIGQYLDQLDSLSQALDAPQITGATPVDEREELYRAFREGEISLLVVSKVANFSIDLPEASVAIQVSGSFGSRQEEAQRLGRLLRPKQSGHTASFYTLVARDTIDQDYAQNRQRFLAEQGYSYTIMDADAIAA
- a CDS encoding 2-isopropylmalate synthase, which translates into the protein MPSHRYASVFDRVAVPLVDREWPTAQLTAAPLWVPVDLRDGNQALAEPMDPVRKRRFFELLVTMGYKEIEVGYPPASQTDYDFVRLLASSDLAPDDVTIVVFTAARRDLIERTVESVRGIRNPVVIHLYTATAPTWRDTVLGRTRTELKDLILRAGQDVLDLTDGLPDVRFQFSPEVFNLTEPDYVLDLSDAMTTLWDATPERPVILNLPATVEVATPNVYADQIEYIHRNLARREGVILSVHPHNDRGTGVACAELAVLAGAERVEGCVFGNGERTGNVDLATLALNLHAQGVDPMIDFSDIDEIRRTVEHCNGIEVHPRHPYVGDLVHTAFSGTHQDAIRKGLAERRSRAGASGADAREQRWLVPYLPIDPADLGRSYDAVIRVNSQSGKGGIAYLLEKEFGIELPRRLQIEFAKTVQAHADSVGDELTATDLWALFAHTYLSAPASDVPTLTNYRLDGSPVHVTLRSDSAERTHRGVGAGPVESLVSALVDSGITLEVLSLHQTSLGAGSTADALTLLEYHDAHGTRWTAGRAASVLDANVDAVMRAASLSGRASSEREGCPRLDSNQRPAL
- a CDS encoding helicase-associated domain-containing protein translates to MSTHARPLAEWLSAASDAELATLFSARRVRPDAGWHDYFDAAEALLDTASVNRILPALTHAEATALLTAATSDDTRVSGPSADTLRALALLRQDGSPFPPVAAAVAERAVPEAVDAVEPRAADEAATAHAAERAFTTVSALADILLLARDRPFALLAGGNISAGEKRMLAEAGMAPESMDALIAIVTDASLVVQVDRQLRTTADAETWLRSSVGERWSTLVGGFRDSLPRGVRTEHGGWSPAASWPLAHPWDPAWSERSSALLERARLLGLLTDDGSETAWAATLRNGGDVDAGPLTALLPAEVDRIFLQNDLSAISPGPLAPALDVRLRTVATRESAAQASTYRFTPESIAHALVLGETEQSILEFLESLSLTGIPQPLRYLVTQTAQRHGLVRVSLDPDTGRTRIDSSDPHLIEAMSVDQGLRALALTREDASLVTRVGRDTVYWALTDARYPATLVDEEGTAIMGERHPAPSTPVPTAADYGPLLQALRSHEGADADAAWLDRELDAAVRARAVLRVSVGMPDGSTRDLVLEATGLGGGRLRGRDRAADVERTLPVSSIRAATIIEQ
- a CDS encoding HNH endonuclease, coding for MRTLVLNAGYEPLAIVSFKRALVLVMNDKATVIERVEGDPVWGSHGVYDRPAVIILSRYVRIPSSRRVPVTRRGVLRRDNHRCGYCGKAASTIDHVMPRSRGGADSWENLVACCLRCNNIKSDRTPQEMRWELRFAPRPPHGSAWTVRGTERGDPRWEPYLALAA
- a CDS encoding cold-shock protein, whose product is MPTGKVRFYDEDKGFGFIAADDGQDVFLHASAMPAGAAVKAGTRVEFGVADGKRGLQALSVRVLEAPPSLAKAKRKPADDMAIIVEDLVKLLDGMGGDLRRGRYPSSTHGRKIAAVLRKVADDLEA
- a CDS encoding metal-dependent transcriptional regulator, with the protein product MTDLIDTTEMYLRTILELEEENIVPLRARISERLGHSGPTVSQTVGRMERDGLVVVSEDRRLELTDAGRRKAVDVMRKHRLAERLLSDVIGLDWAYVHEEACRWEHVMSEQVERRLVELLGHPTESPYGNPIPGLDQLGDTPARTFDEGVIGLVQKLNAAGAPIEGTVRRLAEPAQVDPELLEQLRDAGVMPGAKGDYRFNEGYVLIQMEGKDDGLELPVELASHIFLVGEPL